Proteins from one Candidatus Thermoplasmatota archaeon genomic window:
- a CDS encoding LysE family transporter → MSLVEPFAAGILLGLSLAAPPGPINVLMAARAARDGWWSGARVGFGAATADTLFLLLAWFGAIAILARFPDALAVVSLVGAGLMFRLAWGAWRAARTTGTPPMEA, encoded by the coding sequence GTGAGCCTCGTCGAGCCGTTCGCGGCCGGCATCCTTCTTGGTCTCTCCCTCGCCGCGCCCCCGGGGCCGATCAACGTCCTCATGGCGGCGCGCGCCGCGCGCGACGGCTGGTGGTCGGGCGCGCGCGTCGGCTTCGGCGCCGCGACCGCGGACACGCTCTTCCTGCTCCTCGCGTGGTTCGGCGCCATCGCGATCCTCGCGCGCTTCCCCGACGCGCTCGCGGTCGTCTCCCTCGTCGGGGCCGGTCTCATGTTCCGCCTCGCCTGGGGGGCCTGGCGCGCGGCGCGGACGACCGGCACGCCGCCCATGGAGGCG